Proteins from a genomic interval of Geotrypetes seraphini chromosome 7, aGeoSer1.1, whole genome shotgun sequence:
- the LOC117363409 gene encoding uncharacterized protein LOC117363409 isoform X2, which yields MLPVVQRLHLPQEVWMEIFMYFSPVEKASVRATCRYFKTLIDHPNLWKKSTIVLGNIAPLNEDFWEMLRNRKIYSIDVKKMKIKQWKKLTTSLPGILNLTVDSCLTQEILTFLHPLTNLQKLHLKDCSGLLDSHIFKEAVRYNQLTHLSLCNIKYFDGVPLTTVACLKNLFFLSLHAKYGFLNTVGIQCALFHLPKLRELSFTVRLKNTWSLSECFTLPEAVDIREGDLSHTQLQLQKLELIYFDHSDLTENALDQLFSLQTISLHNYKNKGMAFLNIMLKKLPNLTEVNFADFSSLDLCYIPPRLEKFCAIRTRINNETLHQLFLCARNLKYLDLSFSHGFDVFCLTKLPVRCPLLTKLYLRERDLSVRLYPARAQLHLW from the exons ATGTTGCCTGTTGTCCAAAGGCTTCATTTGCCACAAGAGGTGTGGATGGAGatatttatgtatttttctcctgttgagaaGGCCAGTGTGCGTGCTACATGCAGATATTTTAAGACATTAATTGATCATCCTAATCTATGGAAAAAATCCACCATTGTCCTGGGAAACATTGCTCCTTTGAATGAGGATTTCTGGGAAATGCTTCGGAATCGAAAGATATACTCCATAGATGTGAAAAAGATGAAAATAAAACAGTGGAAAAAGCTGACTACTTCTTTGCCTGGCATTCTGAATCTAACTGTAGATTCCTGCTTAACTCAAGAAATATTAACATTTTTGCATCCTTTAACTAATCTACAGAAATTGCATTTGAAAGACTGCTCTGGATTACTGGACAGTCATATATTCAAGGAAGCTGTACGCTATAATCAGCTTACTCACTTGTCTTtgtgcaatatcaaatattttgatGGTGTACCACTGACTACAGTTGCCTGTTTGAAGAACTTGTTCTTTTTGTCTCTTCATGCCAAATATGGATTTTTGAATACAGTgggtatacagtgtgctttgttccACTTACCTAAACTCCGAGAACTTTCTTTTACTGTTCGCTTAAAAAATACATGGAGTTTGTCAGAATGTTTCACCTTGCCAGAAGCTGTAGACATTCGAGAAGGAG ATCTGTCCCATACTCAACTACAGCTCCAGAAATTGGAACTGATCTACTTTGACCATTCAGATCTTACAGAAAATGCATTAGATCAACTGTTTAGTCTTCAGACCATTAGCCTgcacaattacaaaaacaaaggcaTGGCATTCTTGAACATCATGTTAAAGAAACTTCCTAATTTGACAGAAGTAAACTTTGCAG ATTTTAGTTCTTTAGATCTTTGTTACATACCTCCTAGACTGGAAAAATTCTGTGCCATAAGAACTCGGATTAACAATGAAACTCTTCATCAACTTTTTCTTTGTGCCAGAAACTTAAAATATTTGGACTTGAGCTTCTCGCATGGATTTGATGTATTTTGTTTGACAAAGTTGCCTGTAAGATGCCCACTACTGACAAAACTCTATCTCAG AGAGAGAGACTTAAGTGTGAGACTGTACCCAGCCAGAGCACAACTTCATCTCTGGTAA